In the Oryzias latipes chromosome 23, ASM223467v1 genome, one interval contains:
- the v1ar1 gene encoding arg8-vasotocin receptor-like isoform X1, whose translation MLFPSDSLCNLTGQNCSLNVTQQLGGVKKNHSDPFGRNEEVAKIEITVLSLAFVAAVVGNVSVLLAMHRTRRKLSRMHLFMKHLSLADLVVAFFQVLPQLCWEITFRFYGPDFLCRIVKHLQVLGMFASTYMMVMMTLDRYIAICHPLKTLQQPTQRAYIMIGSTWACSLVLSTPQYFIFSLSEVRPGSAVYDCWGHFMEPWGLRAYITWITAGIFLLPVAILVFCYGFICRTIWMNIKYKTRRKRTDAAEGATTNGVLSRSSVSSVSTISRAKLRTVKMTFVIVLAFVVCWAPFFTVQMWSVWDQTFSWDDSENTTVTLSALLASLNSCCNPWIYMIFSGHLLSDFFSGLPCCRRLKIQLHQQDSDSSVRRTTLLSRLQGPRLSEPFRDLNLTGKSCPQVPSASYQTDLSRAES comes from the exons ATGCTCTTCCCGTCGGACAGCCTTTGCAACTTGACGGGTCAGAACTGTTCCCTGAACGTAACGCAGCAGCTGGGGGGCGTGAAGAAGAACCATAGCGACCCGTTCGGACGGAACGAGGAGGTCGCCAAGATCGAGATCACCGTCCTGAGCCTCGCCTTCGTGGCGGCGGTGGTGGGGAACGTGAGCGTCCTGTTGGCCATGCACAGGACCCGGCGGAAACTGTCACGCATGCACCTGTTCATGAAGCACCTGAGCCTGGCGGACCTGGTGGTGGCCTTCTTCCAGGTGCTGCCGCAGCTCTGCTGGGAGATCACCTTCCGCTTCTACGGGCCGGATTTTCTGTGCCGCATCGTGAAGCACCTGCAGGTTCTGGGCATGTTCGCATCCACCTacatgatggtgatgatgactCTGGACCGCTACATCGCCATCTGCCACCCGCTGAAGACACTCCAGCAGCCCACGCAGCGCGCCTACATCATGATCGGCTCCACCTGGGCGTGCAGCCTGGTCCTCAGCACCCCACAGTACTTCATCTTCTCCCTCAGCGAGGTGCGCCCCGGCTCCGCTGTCTACGACTGCTGGGGCCACTTCATGGAGCCGTGGGGGCTGCGCGCCTACATCACCTGGATCACAGCTGGAATCTTCCTGCTGCCCGTGGCCATCCTGGTGTTCTGCTATGGATTCATCTGCCGCACCATCTGGATGAACATTAAGTACAAAACCAGGAGGAAGCGCACGGACGCAGCTGAGGGCGCCACCACGAACGGCGTCCTGAGCCGGAGTTCTGTCAGCAGCGTCAGCACCATCTCGCGCGCCAAATTACGCACGGTGAAGATGACCTTCGTGATCGTGCTGGCCTTCGTGGTGTGCTGGGCGCCCTTCTTCACCGTGCAGATGTGGTCCGTGTGGGACCAGACCTTCTCCTGGGACG ACTCTGAAAACACCACAGTGacgctctctgctctgctggccAGCCTCAACAGCTGCTGCAACCCCTGGATCTACATGATCTTCAGCGGACACCTGCTCTCGGACTTCTTCAGCGGTCTGCCGTGCTGTCGCCGCCTGAAGATCCAGCTGCACCAGCAGGATTCGGACAGCAGCGTCCGCAGGACCACGCTGCTGTCCCGCCTGCAGGGCCCGCGGCTTTCAGAGCCGTTCAGAGACCTCAACCTCACCGGTAAAAGCTGCCCACAGGTCCCGTCTGCGTCCTATCAGACTGATTTGTCACGAGCAGAAAGCTGA
- the v1ar1 gene encoding arg8-vasotocin receptor-like (The RefSeq protein has 4 substitutions compared to this genomic sequence) — translation MLFPSDSLCNLTGQNCSLNVTQQLGGVKKNHSDPFGRNEEVAKIEITVLSLAFVAAVVGNVSVLLAMHRTRRKLSRMHLFMKHLSLADLVVAFFQVLPQLCWEITFRFYGPDFLCRIVKHLQVLGMFASTYMMVMITLDRYIAICHPLKTLQQPTQRAYIMIGSTWACSLVLSTPQYFIFSLSEVRPGSAVYDCWGHFMEPWGLRAYITWITAGIFLLPVAILVFCYGFICRTIWMSIKYKTRRKRTDAAEGATTNGVLSRSSVSSVSTISRAKLRTVKMTFVIVLAFVVCWAPFFTVQMWPVWDQTFSWDDSENTTVTLSALLASLNSCCNPWIYMIFSGHLLSDFFSGLPCCRRLTIQLHQQDSDSSVRRTTLLSRLQGPRLSEPFRDLNLTGKSCPQVPSASYQTDLSRAES, via the exons ATGCTCTTCCCGTCGGACAGCCTTTGCAACTTGACGGGTCAGAACTGTTCCCTGAACGTAACGCAGCAGCTGGGGGGCGTGAAGAAGAACCATAGCGACCCGTTCGGACGGAACGAGGAGGTCGCCAAGATCGAGATCACCGTCCTGAGCCTCGCCTTCGTGGCGGCGGTGGTGGGGAACGTGAGCGTCCTGTTGGCCATGCACAGGACCCGGCGGAAACTGTCACGCATGCACCTGTTCATGAAGCACCTGAGCCTGGCGGACCTGGTGGTGGCCTTCTTCCAGGTGCTGCCGCAGCTCTGCTGGGAGATCACCTTCCGCTTCTACGGGCCGGATTTTCTGTGCCGCATCGTGAAGCACCTGCAGGTTCTGGGCATGTTCGCATCCACCTacatgatggtgatgatgactCTGGACCGCTACATCGCCATCTGCCACCCGCTGAAGACACTCCAGCAGCCCACGCAGCGCGCCTACATCATGATCGGCTCCACCTGGGCGTGCAGCCTGGTCCTCAGCACCCCACAGTACTTCATCTTCTCCCTCAGCGAGGTGCGCCCCGGCTCCGCTGTCTACGACTGCTGGGGCCACTTCATGGAGCCGTGGGGGCTGCGCGCCTACATCACCTGGATCACAGCTGGAATCTTCCTGCTGCCCGTGGCCATCCTGGTGTTCTGCTATGGATTCATCTGCCGCACCATCTGGATGAACATTAAGTACAAAACCAGGAGGAAGCGCACGGACGCAGCTGAGGGCGCCACCACGAACGGCGTCCTGAGCCGGAGTTCTGTCAGCAGCGTCAGCACCATCTCGCGCGCCAAATTACGCACGGTGAAGATGACCTTCGTGATCGTGCTGGCCTTCGTGGTGTGCTGGGCGCCCTTCTTCACCGTGCAGATGTGGTCCGTGTGGGACCAGACCTTCTCCTGGGACG ACTCTGAAAACACCACAGTGacgctctctgctctgctggccAGCCTCAACAGCTGCTGCAACCCCTGGATCTACATGATCTTCAGCGGACACCTGCTCTCGGACTTCTTCAGCGGTCTGCCGTGCTGTCGCCGCCTGAAGATCCAGCTGCACCAGCAGGATTCGGACAGCAGCGTCCGCAGGACCACGCTGCTGTCCCGCCTGCAGGGCCCGCGGCTTTCAGAGCCGTTCAGAGACCTCAACCTCACCGGTAAAAGCTGCCCACAGGTCCCGTCTGCGTCCTATCAGACTGATTTGTCACGAGCAGAAAGCTGA